A region of Corynebacterium mustelae DNA encodes the following proteins:
- a CDS encoding type IV secretory system conjugative DNA transfer family protein, with protein MSNLLPTHQELDIKNGMPWLPTSLFFAALFWGSYFFFSSGFFTFIAWVVAIVWFLFFMVGKDEGRLPTAFLGSVICGTGFLGFAAASVLFVIVGQIKKAAGKDASAVTADALAEHRQLAGTFAGSFENLIQITDPHKATLVLGPSGSGKSSTILNPTVAIATGPVVCASVKWDALYSTIGVRKKRGRIWALDLGGGIPEAATRLHWSPLTGIIGWDSARVMASEWSSPYLADTQNRHWVDAATDWLTVLLFAGRNATLIEFAAWCREGIAAFDRVEEALKRGRSEGTDLDTDLATSMLRSIKSTPEMELASIAATLRRMTAVYSSTAALTGDSEEFFPEKFIHTSDTLYIAASSEEQKASAGLIIALLSAITREHKRAFNENQVDEWLNIVIDDAGEVAHPPLDSWASQFGGHGIALTVGLQDLSQARSVWTNVNFLGLFPSTILLPGIRDEQTLNTFSQIAGEFDRQMVGTNAGVVEEDRLWGDRHRQNHTGFNYRTERTKIVPVEAIAQMPQGEGMLWEGSSWKYIQTHTWNSEFFSHYKELVPHQWRDGTPQQSLMNRITNTPEEELLRQAAQYQAQAEGKMPYTPD; from the coding sequence ATGTCTAATCTTCTACCAACCCACCAAGAACTAGATATAAAAAACGGAATGCCGTGGCTGCCAACTTCTCTTTTCTTCGCAGCTTTGTTCTGGGGATCATATTTCTTCTTTTCATCAGGGTTTTTCACATTCATCGCTTGGGTAGTCGCTATCGTTTGGTTTTTATTTTTCATGGTTGGGAAAGATGAAGGACGTTTACCTACAGCATTCCTAGGGTCGGTGATTTGTGGTACCGGATTTCTAGGCTTCGCTGCTGCATCGGTACTTTTCGTTATTGTGGGACAAATAAAAAAGGCTGCTGGCAAAGATGCTTCAGCAGTTACCGCAGATGCGTTGGCGGAACACCGACAGCTGGCTGGAACGTTTGCAGGATCCTTCGAAAATCTTATTCAGATAACTGACCCACATAAAGCAACTTTGGTGCTAGGTCCTTCTGGTAGTGGTAAATCTTCAACAATTCTAAATCCCACAGTTGCCATTGCTACTGGTCCCGTAGTGTGTGCATCGGTGAAATGGGATGCTTTGTATAGCACGATCGGTGTTCGAAAGAAACGTGGTCGAATTTGGGCTTTGGATTTAGGCGGCGGCATTCCGGAAGCAGCTACCCGATTGCATTGGTCTCCGCTTACAGGGATTATTGGTTGGGATTCTGCTCGCGTTATGGCGTCAGAATGGTCGAGTCCATATCTTGCAGATACCCAAAATCGACATTGGGTTGATGCTGCAACGGACTGGTTAACGGTTCTTCTTTTTGCCGGTAGAAACGCTACCTTGATTGAGTTTGCGGCTTGGTGCCGTGAAGGAATTGCTGCTTTCGATCGAGTGGAAGAAGCACTCAAACGTGGTCGATCAGAAGGAACTGATCTCGACACAGATTTAGCCACTTCAATGCTACGATCAATTAAAAGCACGCCGGAGATGGAGCTAGCCTCAATAGCGGCGACCTTAAGGCGAATGACTGCAGTGTATTCGTCGACTGCTGCATTAACTGGCGATAGTGAGGAATTTTTTCCAGAGAAGTTCATTCACACTTCTGACACCTTGTATATTGCTGCGTCTTCGGAAGAACAAAAAGCAAGCGCGGGTCTCATTATCGCGTTGCTGTCTGCTATCACCAGAGAACATAAACGTGCCTTTAACGAAAATCAAGTAGATGAATGGTTGAACATAGTTATTGATGATGCAGGTGAGGTGGCACATCCACCACTTGATTCTTGGGCATCGCAGTTTGGTGGACATGGAATAGCGCTGACTGTAGGGTTGCAAGACCTATCCCAAGCGCGCAGTGTATGGACGAATGTTAATTTTCTCGGCTTGTTCCCCTCAACTATTTTGCTTCCCGGAATCCGAGATGAACAAACACTTAATACTTTTAGTCAAATTGCCGGAGAATTTGATCGACAAATGGTTGGCACTAATGCTGGTGTCGTTGAAGAAGATCGGCTATGGGGAGACCGTCACCGACAAAACCATACCGGCTTCAACTATCGAACCGAGCGCACCAAGATCGTTCCAGTTGAAGCAATTGCCCAGATGCCACAAGGCGAAGGAATGCTATGGGAGGGAAGCTCATGGAAATATATCCAAACCCACACATGGAATAGCGAATTTTTTAGCCACTACAAAGAACTAGTTCCACACCAATGGCGTGATGGCACTCCGCAACAATCACTCATGAACCGGATAACCAATACCCCAGAAGAAGAACTACTACGGCAAGCAGCGCAATATCAAGCACAAGCGGAGGGCAAAATGCCCTACACCCCCGACTAA
- a CDS encoding ParA family protein: MRIAFVHTKGGVGKTTASIMLAAAAEKRGIPVVVYDADPQASASRWAEVAIARDDPLGFEVKRADAQFLRNLPPDSAGWHIIDTPPGSAAEIQAAIDTADLVIVPTHPSPMDLDRVWPTLEAIEHRMVGVLLVGVHERRRLYRETRNLFEDQGVATFYNTIPEREDIKTAFGTNPHQLYTFDDICAEILEIEE; the protein is encoded by the coding sequence ATGCGGATTGCTTTCGTTCATACAAAAGGTGGGGTGGGGAAGACTACGGCGTCTATCATGCTTGCGGCCGCTGCGGAGAAACGAGGAATACCGGTTGTTGTGTACGATGCGGATCCCCAAGCATCGGCATCGCGATGGGCGGAAGTTGCAATTGCGAGAGACGATCCGCTTGGCTTTGAAGTGAAACGAGCTGATGCACAGTTTTTACGCAATCTCCCTCCCGATTCTGCAGGATGGCACATTATCGACACTCCACCGGGTAGCGCTGCTGAAATTCAAGCTGCTATTGATACTGCGGATCTGGTCATAGTTCCCACACATCCATCCCCCATGGATCTGGATAGAGTGTGGCCAACACTTGAGGCAATCGAGCATCGAATGGTAGGGGTGCTGTTGGTAGGGGTTCACGAGCGTCGACGGTTATACCGCGAAACCCGAAACTTATTCGAAGATCAAGGCGTCGCAACGTTCTACAACACCATCCCAGAAAGGGAAGATATAAAAACAGCCTTCGGAACGAACCCGCACCAGCTATATACCTTTGACGACATCTGCGCAGAAATCTTAGAGATCGAGGAGTGA